The proteins below come from a single Cylindrospermopsis raciborskii Cr2010 genomic window:
- the tatC gene encoding twin-arginine translocase subunit TatC, with translation MTPLPETETETIDFAEDTSNLPVDPLDELPDEVEMPFFDHLEELRRRIFYSLIAVVVGIVGCFLVVKPLVRLLEIPAQGIKFLQLAPGEYFFVSLKVAGYSGLVLSSPVILYQIIQFVLPGLTRRERRLLAPIVFGSSILFLGGLVFAYLLLIPAALQFFVKYGADVVEQLWSIEKYFEFILLLLFSTGLAFQIPVIQLLLSKLGIVSSQQMLNGWRLVIMLSMILGAVLTPSTDPLTQSLLAGAVLALYFGGVGLVKLTEK, from the coding sequence ATGACACCTTTACCAGAAACAGAGACAGAAACCATAGATTTTGCTGAGGACACCAGTAATTTACCTGTGGACCCCCTAGATGAACTCCCAGACGAAGTGGAAATGCCGTTTTTTGACCATCTGGAAGAACTGCGACGGCGGATTTTCTATTCTTTAATTGCGGTGGTAGTAGGTATTGTGGGTTGTTTTCTAGTAGTCAAACCCCTGGTGCGACTACTAGAAATACCAGCCCAAGGGATTAAATTTTTACAATTGGCACCGGGAGAATATTTTTTCGTCTCCCTGAAGGTTGCTGGTTATAGCGGTTTAGTTCTATCCAGTCCCGTGATTCTTTACCAAATTATTCAGTTTGTCTTACCCGGTTTAACTCGTCGTGAACGCCGACTATTAGCTCCCATAGTTTTTGGCTCTAGTATATTGTTTTTAGGTGGATTAGTATTTGCATATTTATTACTTATTCCTGCCGCTTTACAATTTTTTGTTAAGTATGGAGCTGACGTAGTAGAACAGCTATGGTCAATTGAAAAATATTTTGAATTTATTCTGTTGCTATTATTTAGTACTGGTTTAGCCTTTCAAATCCCAGTTATCCAATTATTGCTAAGCAAGTTAGGAATTGTTTCATCACAGCAAATGCTCAATGGTTGGAGACTGGTGATTATGTTATCTATGATTTTAGGAGCAGTGTTAACACCCTCCACCGATCCCCTCACCCAAAGTCTATTAGCAGGAGCAGTCCTGGCTTTGTATTTTGGTGGTGTTGGTTTAGTCAAACTAACGGAGAAATAA
- the bioD gene encoding dethiobiotin synthase, whose product MSNTLLIAGTDTGAGKTILTCSIAAYWLKYLPQSRLGIMKPLQSGVGDKETYQSLFSLDQSEEEITPLYFQAPLAPPIAAAKENRTIDLGLVWRTFLKLQRERDFLLVESLGGLGSPVTDELTVADLAGEWRLPTVLVVPVRLGAIAQSVANAALARQAKINLLGIVLNCNQPRSEEEIGDLTPTHLIESLTNFPVLGCLPYLENVNDLETLAEVASKLTIPVLSELQVG is encoded by the coding sequence TTGTCTAACACACTACTAATCGCTGGAACTGATACAGGTGCTGGCAAGACCATATTAACCTGTTCTATAGCGGCTTACTGGCTAAAGTACCTTCCCCAAAGTCGCTTGGGAATCATGAAACCTTTACAGTCTGGTGTAGGTGATAAAGAAACCTACCAGTCTCTTTTTAGTTTGGATCAGTCCGAGGAAGAAATCACCCCTTTGTATTTTCAAGCACCGTTGGCACCCCCAATTGCTGCGGCCAAGGAAAATCGGACTATTGATTTGGGTCTGGTTTGGCGAACTTTTCTCAAATTACAAAGGGAAAGGGATTTTTTACTGGTGGAGTCCCTCGGGGGTTTAGGTTCACCCGTAACGGATGAATTGACCGTAGCTGATTTGGCGGGAGAATGGCGTTTACCAACGGTTTTGGTTGTTCCTGTTAGATTAGGTGCGATCGCTCAATCCGTAGCTAATGCGGCTTTGGCTAGACAAGCCAAAATAAACTTATTGGGGATTGTTTTGAATTGTAACCAACCTCGTTCGGAAGAAGAAATAGGGGATTTAACTCCGACCCATTTAATTGAGTCTTTAACTAACTTTCCAGTTTTGGGTTGTTTACCATACCTAGAAAATGTTAATGACTTAGAAACCCTGGCTGAAGTTGCATCCAAATTGACAATTCCTGTGTTGTCTGAATTACAGGTTGGCTGA
- a CDS encoding aspartate ammonia-lyase — protein sequence MMSNIDFRIERDSMGDRQIPNNVYYGIQTQRALENFPISGIKPLASYVDACLYIKKATAIVNGELSCIPLDISKAIVQATDEILGGKLRDQFVVDVYQAGAGTSHHMNINEVLANRALEILGDEKGNYQRVSPNDHVNYGQSTNDVIPTAIRLGGLLALTQTLHPVLEKAIATLEAKAVEFQHIVKSGRTHLQDAVPVRLGENFRAWSHILSEHQNRIYTASGDLMVLGLGGSAAGTGMNTHPEYRKRVVEVLSQLLEIPLEPAPHLMAVMQSMGAFVNTSGAVRNLAQDMVKISHDLRLMDSGPKTGFKEIQLPPVQPGSSIMPGKYNPVMAEMTSMVCFQVMGYDQAIALAAQAGQLELNVMMPLIAYNLIHSIEILGNTIRALTDNCIQGIIANRERCLGYAEGSLALVTALNTHIGYLNAAAVAKESLETGKSLRQIVLERGLMTEEQLALVLDLEQMSTIVPLC from the coding sequence ATTATGAGTAATATAGATTTTCGCATTGAACGGGATTCCATGGGCGATCGCCAAATTCCCAATAACGTATATTATGGGATCCAAACCCAACGCGCCCTGGAGAACTTCCCCATAAGTGGAATCAAGCCACTAGCCAGCTATGTAGATGCCTGTTTGTACATTAAGAAAGCAACTGCAATAGTTAATGGTGAGTTGAGTTGTATACCCTTAGATATAAGTAAAGCCATAGTTCAAGCGACAGACGAAATACTAGGGGGGAAATTACGGGATCAGTTTGTGGTAGATGTTTACCAAGCAGGAGCAGGTACATCCCACCACATGAACATCAACGAAGTTCTAGCCAATCGAGCCCTAGAAATTTTGGGGGATGAGAAAGGAAATTACCAGCGGGTTAGTCCTAACGATCATGTTAACTATGGTCAGTCTACCAATGATGTCATTCCTACAGCTATTAGACTAGGTGGTTTATTGGCCCTAACCCAAACCCTACATCCCGTATTAGAAAAGGCAATTGCCACCCTAGAAGCAAAAGCGGTGGAATTTCAACACATTGTTAAATCGGGAAGAACCCACCTTCAGGACGCGGTTCCAGTGCGGTTAGGGGAGAATTTTCGAGCTTGGTCCCATATTCTTAGTGAACATCAAAATCGCATATACACTGCTTCTGGGGATTTGATGGTCTTGGGTTTAGGGGGAAGTGCAGCTGGTACGGGAATGAACACTCACCCCGAATACCGCAAAAGGGTAGTGGAAGTGCTTTCCCAATTATTAGAAATTCCCCTGGAACCAGCGCCCCATTTAATGGCTGTTATGCAAAGTATGGGAGCATTTGTTAATACTTCTGGTGCAGTGCGCAATCTGGCACAAGATATGGTCAAAATCTCCCATGATTTACGCTTGATGGATTCTGGACCCAAAACCGGATTTAAAGAGATTCAATTACCACCCGTACAACCAGGGTCTTCTATTATGCCAGGTAAGTATAATCCAGTTATGGCAGAAATGACATCTATGGTTTGTTTTCAGGTTATGGGATATGACCAGGCGATCGCTCTTGCTGCCCAAGCGGGACAATTAGAATTAAATGTGATGATGCCGCTTATAGCCTATAACTTGATTCATAGTATTGAGATATTAGGTAATACAATTAGAGCTTTGACAGATAATTGTATTCAGGGTATTATTGCCAACAGAGAAAGATGTTTAGGTTATGCTGAGGGAAGTTTAGCTTTAGTTACAGCATTAAATACTCATATTGGTTATTTAAATGCTGCTGCTGTAGCCAAGGAGTCCTTAGAAACGGGGAAATCTCTAAGACAAATTGTTTTGGAAAGGGGTCTAATGACTGAAGAACAACTGGCCTTGGTTTTAGATTTGGAACAAATGAGTACTATTGTTCCACTGTGCTAA
- a CDS encoding DUF362 domain-containing protein: protein MLTTKPQVSLIRATSYQQDALKESLTTLLDPLGGIGAFVKPGNRVLLKPNLLTGARPTKECTTRPELIRAVAQQVIEAGGKPFLGDSPAFGTAKGVATANGLLPLLEELNIPIVEFRGQRYTCPEGSGKSYEFNHLLLSKEAMEADVIINLPKVKSHMQLTVTMGVKNLFGCVPGKMKAWWHMEAGKDAKKFGEMLVETARAINPSLTILDGIIGHEGNGPSGGEPRDLGVLGASENVFALDRAVLEILKVDPMQVPTMVAAQNLGVSPELTDIEFPHLSPDLLQIEDWRLPDNLMPIDFAMPRVIKSTFKHLYIRFIKEPMGAYSRG from the coding sequence ATGCTGACAACAAAACCACAAGTTAGTTTAATTAGAGCCACATCCTACCAACAGGATGCTTTAAAAGAATCCCTAACTACCCTATTAGATCCCTTAGGGGGAATAGGAGCTTTCGTGAAACCTGGGAACCGGGTACTGTTGAAACCCAATTTATTAACAGGTGCTCGACCCACCAAGGAATGTACTACCCGTCCAGAACTGATTCGCGCTGTTGCACAGCAGGTGATAGAAGCTGGTGGAAAACCTTTTCTAGGAGATAGTCCGGCGTTTGGTACTGCTAAGGGCGTGGCCACGGCCAATGGATTGCTGCCACTTTTAGAGGAGTTGAACATTCCCATTGTGGAATTTCGTGGTCAACGTTATACCTGTCCTGAGGGTTCCGGAAAAAGCTATGAATTTAATCATCTGCTCTTGTCGAAGGAAGCTATGGAAGCAGATGTGATTATTAATTTACCAAAAGTGAAATCCCACATGCAATTAACAGTCACTATGGGAGTAAAGAATTTGTTTGGTTGTGTCCCAGGAAAGATGAAAGCTTGGTGGCACATGGAAGCAGGTAAAGATGCCAAAAAATTCGGAGAAATGTTGGTAGAAACTGCCAGAGCAATTAATCCTAGTTTGACTATTTTAGATGGGATTATTGGTCATGAAGGTAATGGACCGAGTGGTGGTGAACCTCGTGATCTAGGTGTTTTAGGTGCATCAGAGAATGTGTTTGCCCTAGACCGAGCAGTATTAGAAATACTCAAAGTTGATCCCATGCAAGTACCTACCATGGTAGCTGCCCAAAATTTGGGTGTTTCTCCTGAATTGACAGATATAGAATTTCCCCATTTATCTCCAGATTTGTTACAAATAGAAGACTGGCGATTACCTGATAATTTAATGCCCATTGATTTTGCTATGCCCCGGGTAATTAAGTCAACTTTCAAACATCTTTATATCCGGTTTATCAAGGAACCAATGGGTGCTTACAGTCGAGGTTAA
- a CDS encoding S1 family peptidase: MNRGLLNPILVKNHMVSGFTLLVVIATGVQVSLAAEGVYEIAEKTTVKINIFDNQEGREADGGSGVIINKSGRIYTVLTANHVVCDLDEIALARKKVACETGFKYTIQTNTGKEYPIKDRQVLQKAPSDPDLATVTFESGENYAVAVLGNSGQVKLGTDVTVAGFPAIFGNKGKNRTFTITPGKLVTLIPKGQMGYSLVYSADTYIGNSGGPVFDGSGRVIGIHGLAHTDQDSGESETRGRKRPRIREIIGQRETGASSGGKTGFNAGIPINTFFSLTGQQPPTSAVQPVLPPPPPVAPGDSPRRPTRYKAPSGPAVCPGTVC; the protein is encoded by the coding sequence ATGAACAGGGGTTTACTTAATCCAATTCTAGTGAAAAATCACATGGTGTCAGGGTTTACTCTTTTAGTTGTTATAGCTACTGGGGTACAGGTGTCCTTGGCAGCAGAAGGGGTATACGAAATAGCGGAAAAAACTACCGTTAAAATCAATATATTTGATAATCAAGAGGGGCGGGAAGCGGATGGAGGTTCAGGTGTAATTATTAACAAATCAGGTAGAATTTACACCGTATTAACAGCGAATCATGTTGTCTGTGACCTTGATGAAATCGCACTGGCAAGAAAAAAGGTAGCATGCGAAACGGGTTTTAAGTATACTATCCAGACTAACACGGGCAAAGAATATCCAATTAAAGATCGTCAGGTACTACAAAAAGCACCAAGTGATCCAGATTTAGCAACAGTTACTTTTGAATCAGGGGAAAATTATGCCGTAGCTGTTCTGGGAAACTCCGGTCAGGTGAAACTAGGTACTGATGTGACTGTGGCTGGATTTCCTGCCATTTTTGGCAACAAAGGTAAAAATAGGACTTTCACTATTACGCCCGGTAAATTAGTTACTTTGATCCCCAAGGGACAAATGGGTTATAGTTTGGTATACAGCGCTGATACTTATATTGGTAATAGTGGCGGACCAGTGTTTGATGGTTCTGGTAGAGTTATTGGTATTCACGGATTAGCACATACTGATCAGGATAGTGGTGAATCAGAAACCCGGGGTCGTAAACGCCCAAGAATTAGGGAAATAATCGGACAAAGGGAAACAGGAGCATCTTCTGGAGGAAAGACAGGGTTTAATGCGGGTATTCCCATTAATACCTTTTTCTCGTTGACGGGACAACAACCTCCCACCAGTGCTGTACAACCGGTACTTCCCCCTCCTCCACCAGTAGCTCCCGGTGATTCTCCCAGAAGACCCACTAGATACAAAGCGCCTAGTGGACCAGCAGTTTGCCCGGGTACTGTTTGTTAG
- a CDS encoding inorganic diphosphatase has protein sequence MDLSLIPAQPKPGVINVLIEIAGGSQNKYEFDKELNAFALDRVLYSSVKYPYDYGFIPNTLAEDGDPLDGMVIMDEPTFPGCVIPSRPIGFLEMIDGGERDEKILCVPVKDPRYAHVNSLKDIPPHRLEEIAEFFRSYKNLEKKVTQILGWHDADKVAPLVQKCVAAAK, from the coding sequence GTGGATTTATCTCTTATTCCTGCTCAACCTAAACCAGGTGTGATTAATGTGCTGATTGAAATTGCTGGTGGGAGTCAGAATAAATACGAATTTGATAAGGAATTAAATGCTTTTGCCTTAGACCGAGTGCTTTATTCTTCCGTCAAATACCCTTATGACTATGGTTTTATTCCTAACACCCTAGCTGAGGATGGAGATCCCTTAGATGGCATGGTGATCATGGATGAACCAACTTTCCCCGGTTGCGTTATTCCATCTAGACCTATTGGGTTTCTAGAAATGATTGATGGTGGTGAACGGGATGAAAAAATCCTTTGTGTTCCTGTTAAGGATCCTCGCTATGCCCATGTAAACTCGCTGAAGGATATCCCTCCCCATAGGTTGGAAGAAATTGCTGAGTTTTTCCGTAGTTATAAAAATTTGGAGAAGAAGGTAACACAAATTCTCGGTTGGCATGATGCGGATAAGGTTGCACCTTTAGTGCAAAAGTGTGTCGCTGCTGCTAAGTAG
- the panD gene encoding aspartate 1-decarboxylase, giving the protein MQRTLLLAKLHNCTLTGANVNYVGSISVDLVLLHEAGILPYEQVQVVNKNNGKRLITYTIAAPANSGIIELNGAAARLGVTGDRLIIMTYGQFTEEELKEYCPRVVIVNEKNQILEVRDYDDQYIRGSGVIGVV; this is encoded by the coding sequence ATGCAGCGTACTCTACTTTTAGCCAAACTTCACAACTGTACCCTAACCGGTGCAAATGTTAATTATGTGGGTAGTATCAGTGTTGACCTAGTTCTTTTACATGAGGCTGGTATTCTACCATACGAGCAGGTACAAGTGGTGAATAAGAACAATGGAAAGCGCCTCATTACTTATACGATCGCAGCACCAGCTAACTCGGGGATCATTGAGTTGAACGGAGCAGCAGCTAGATTGGGCGTAACGGGCGATCGCCTGATTATCATGACCTATGGGCAATTTACTGAGGAAGAATTAAAGGAGTATTGTCCTAGGGTGGTAATTGTCAACGAGAAGAATCAAATCCTAGAGGTGAGAGATTATGATGATCAGTATATTAGGGGATCTGGAGTAATTGGTGTAGTTTAG
- a CDS encoding anthranilate phosphoribosyltransferase family protein — translation MSHIFREFIRKIGSGNHTSENLSRQEAYTAMKMMLLSEPTPVQIGAFLIAHRIKRPTGEELAGMLDAYDELGPKLALTNYDENPIVFGIPYDGRIRTAPVNIITTLLLTAAGKPVIMHGGDRYPTKYGLPLVEIWQNLGINWAKVCLEKTQKIFNITGIGFIHTPSHFSLTKSLWEYREQLGKRPPLATMELIWCPYVGNAHIIAGFVHPPTEGMLQTALEMRGVKQYTFIKGLEGSTDLPKDRTAIIGTSCFAPQELQRLNLASRDYEFSNKNVPLHSPEQLMTDIKSIIRGESNDLMETAIWNGGFYLWHSGISPHMSAGIDKARELLHSGLVAAKLHQLLQIP, via the coding sequence ATGTCCCATATATTTAGAGAATTTATCCGCAAAATTGGTAGCGGAAACCACACCTCAGAAAATCTCAGTCGTCAAGAAGCTTATACAGCTATGAAGATGATGTTATTATCTGAACCCACACCTGTACAAATAGGCGCATTTTTAATTGCCCATCGGATTAAACGCCCTACGGGTGAAGAATTGGCAGGTATGTTAGATGCTTATGATGAACTGGGTCCCAAATTGGCACTAACTAACTATGATGAAAATCCCATAGTTTTTGGCATACCCTATGATGGTAGAATCCGCACAGCTCCAGTTAATATCATTACCACTTTATTGTTGACAGCAGCGGGTAAACCTGTAATCATGCACGGAGGCGATCGCTATCCCACAAAATATGGTTTACCCCTGGTCGAAATTTGGCAAAACTTAGGAATCAATTGGGCTAAGGTATGCTTAGAAAAAACTCAAAAAATATTTAACATAACCGGTATTGGTTTTATACATACACCGAGTCATTTTAGCTTAACTAAAAGCCTTTGGGAATATAGGGAACAACTGGGAAAACGTCCACCACTAGCAACAATGGAATTAATTTGGTGTCCTTATGTAGGTAATGCCCATATTATTGCTGGCTTTGTTCATCCTCCCACAGAGGGGATGTTGCAAACAGCTTTAGAGATGAGAGGAGTGAAACAATATACCTTTATCAAAGGTTTGGAAGGTAGTACGGATTTACCAAAGGATCGGACTGCGATTATTGGCACATCCTGCTTTGCTCCCCAGGAATTACAAAGACTGAATTTGGCATCCCGCGACTATGAATTCAGCAATAAGAATGTACCCTTACATAGTCCAGAGCAGCTAATGACAGACATCAAATCTATTATTAGAGGAGAAAGCAATGACTTGATGGAGACAGCTATTTGGAACGGAGGTTTTTATTTATGGCACAGTGGTATTAGTCCACATATGTCAGCAGGAATAGATAAAGCTAGAGAACTACTCCATAGCGGTCTAGTAGCTGCTAAACTACACCAATTACTCCAGATCCCCTAA
- a CDS encoding LysR family transcriptional regulator — MRLEQLQAFLAIAQTGSFQQAAKKCGVTQSTISRQIQGLEADLGVELFHRNTHAKLTLGGERLLPRVRKICQEWEFATQELTDLISGKQPELCVAAIHSICSSYLPEVLQMFCHNYPQVQLRVTSLGSDRSLKVLKDGLVDLAIVMYNKFLITGKEMVVKNLYEEPIEVLVGINHPLAEFRSIPWSELVKYPQVVFKDGYGMQRLIQEKFDQLGAVLKAALEVNTLDAFRGVVRRGKLIALLPHSALIEAKFDPSLVVRSLNNNEDKDHELGGDSSFTRRVVMVTTQDRLTIPPIEHFWQLVADHIPPKQSLS, encoded by the coding sequence ATGCGTTTAGAGCAGTTGCAAGCCTTTTTAGCGATCGCCCAAACAGGTAGTTTCCAACAAGCTGCCAAAAAATGTGGGGTCACCCAATCTACGATCAGTAGGCAAATTCAGGGTTTAGAGGCAGATTTAGGTGTAGAGTTGTTTCATAGAAACACTCATGCTAAGTTAACATTAGGTGGTGAAAGGTTACTACCGCGTGTGAGAAAAATTTGCCAAGAGTGGGAATTTGCAACCCAGGAACTAACAGATTTAATCAGCGGAAAACAGCCAGAATTATGTGTTGCAGCAATCCACTCTATTTGTAGTTCCTATTTACCGGAGGTGTTACAAATGTTTTGTCACAACTATCCTCAAGTACAATTAAGAGTCACCTCATTAGGTAGCGATCGCTCTTTAAAAGTATTGAAAGATGGTCTAGTAGATTTGGCAATTGTGATGTACAACAAGTTTCTAATTACTGGTAAGGAAATGGTGGTAAAAAACCTATATGAAGAGCCAATAGAAGTATTAGTAGGAATCAATCATCCTTTAGCGGAATTTAGATCCATACCGTGGAGTGAACTAGTTAAATATCCCCAGGTGGTATTTAAGGATGGTTATGGAATGCAGCGACTAATTCAAGAGAAGTTTGATCAGCTAGGAGCAGTATTAAAAGCAGCATTAGAAGTGAATACTTTAGATGCTTTTCGGGGTGTGGTGAGACGGGGGAAACTGATAGCTTTATTACCTCATTCAGCGCTAATTGAAGCCAAGTTTGATCCTAGTCTAGTAGTACGTTCTCTCAACAATAATGAGGATAAAGATCATGAATTAGGAGGGGATTCTAGTTTCACTCGTCGGGTGGTGATGGTAACTACCCAGGATCGGTTAACAATACCCCCCATAGAACACTTTTGGCAATTAGTAGCTGACCATATCCCTCCAAAGCAGTCTTTGTCTTGA